One genomic window of Leptolyngbya sp. NIES-3755 includes the following:
- a CDS encoding magnesium-transporting ATPase, E1-E2 family (ab initio prediction:Prodigal:2.6;~similar to AA sequence:cyanobase_aa:CT0630), translating to MNPQNFPFWSLSRDQVLQQTHSTIAGLSRQEAKQRLSEFSASSLKQTHQSSPWMLLLNQFKSPIILILIFAAVLSIFLQDAADAILILTIVLISGLLGFWQERGASNAVEKLLALVQVKATVLREGQSQEIPNQEVVRGDIVLLSAGKNIPGDCLVLESKDLSVNEAALTGETYPVNKFSGVLPVETGLSQRTNALYLGTNVISGTAKAVVVCIGKDTEFGKVSERLKLRPPATEFEHGLSKFGYFLMEVTLILVVLIFVANVYLQRPVLESFLFSLALAVGLTPQLLPAIVSVNLARGAKKMATKQVIVKRLPAIENFGCMNVFCTDKTGTLTEGAVRIHAALDGSGKDSDRVLLYAYLNAAAESGYVNPIDQAIREYKTFDISGYQKLDEVPYDFNRKRLSILFKTGSTYLMVTKGALKNILEVCSTVETAEGKAIDIANQRQKLYQQAEELGNQGFRALGVSYRDFNQDSFSKEDETNMTFLGYLALFDPPKAGVADTLKELERLGITPKMMTGDSKAVAISIIQQVGLPEPKTLTGSELEKLSDEALMHRVQQTTVFAEVEPNQKERIIIALKKAGNVVGYLGDGINDAAALHAADVGISVESAVDVAKEAADIVLMQKDLNVLVEGVKAGRITFANTLKYVFMATSANFGNMFSMAGISLVLPFLPLLPSQILLTNLLTDFPELTIATDRVDKELVNQPRRMNIKFIRNFMVVFGLLSSIFDYLTFGVLLLLLHAQPEQFRTGWFLESVVSASLVVLVVRTRQSILNSKPGKYLLMATLATIGVTLLIPWTPLATLLGFQPLPLGFVLALGAIIATYVMTADIVKKIFYQYVNF from the coding sequence ATGAATCCTCAAAATTTCCCGTTTTGGAGTTTGTCCAGAGATCAGGTACTTCAGCAGACGCACTCTACGATCGCGGGGTTAAGCCGTCAAGAAGCGAAACAACGCTTGAGCGAGTTTAGCGCAAGCAGCCTTAAACAAACACATCAATCAAGCCCGTGGATGCTGTTGCTCAATCAGTTCAAGAGTCCGATTATCTTGATTCTGATTTTTGCGGCGGTGCTCTCGATTTTTCTTCAAGATGCGGCAGATGCCATTCTCATTCTGACGATCGTTCTAATTAGTGGGCTATTAGGATTTTGGCAAGAGCGAGGAGCCTCGAACGCGGTCGAAAAATTATTGGCACTCGTGCAAGTTAAAGCAACGGTTTTGCGGGAGGGTCAGTCTCAAGAAATCCCCAATCAGGAAGTCGTCAGGGGCGATATTGTGTTGCTGAGTGCAGGTAAAAATATTCCGGGCGATTGTCTCGTTTTAGAGTCAAAAGATCTCTCAGTAAATGAAGCCGCACTGACTGGAGAAACCTACCCAGTTAACAAGTTCAGCGGCGTACTGCCTGTCGAAACTGGACTGAGCCAGCGCACTAATGCGCTCTACCTGGGAACGAATGTCATCAGTGGAACCGCGAAAGCTGTCGTCGTTTGCATTGGAAAAGACACTGAATTTGGCAAAGTCTCAGAACGCCTGAAACTCAGACCTCCCGCAACGGAATTTGAACATGGACTCAGCAAGTTTGGCTACTTTCTCATGGAAGTGACGCTAATCTTAGTAGTTCTCATTTTTGTTGCCAACGTCTATCTCCAGCGCCCCGTGCTGGAATCCTTTCTGTTTTCTCTGGCGCTGGCAGTTGGTTTAACTCCCCAACTGCTGCCTGCGATCGTCAGCGTTAATCTGGCGCGAGGTGCTAAGAAAATGGCGACCAAGCAGGTGATCGTCAAACGATTACCCGCGATCGAGAACTTTGGCTGTATGAATGTGTTTTGCACCGATAAGACCGGGACGCTGACGGAAGGCGCGGTGAGAATTCACGCGGCGCTGGATGGGTCGGGGAAAGACAGCGATCGCGTTCTCCTCTACGCTTATTTGAATGCTGCCGCTGAGTCAGGCTATGTAAACCCGATCGATCAAGCGATTCGTGAATACAAAACATTCGATATTTCAGGCTATCAAAAGCTCGATGAAGTGCCCTATGACTTTAACCGCAAACGTTTAAGCATCCTGTTCAAGACAGGGAGTACCTATCTGATGGTCACAAAAGGCGCACTGAAAAATATTCTGGAGGTCTGCTCAACCGTTGAGACTGCTGAGGGGAAAGCGATTGACATTGCAAACCAGAGACAAAAGCTCTACCAACAGGCTGAAGAACTGGGCAATCAAGGCTTTAGAGCCTTGGGTGTGTCGTATCGCGATTTTAATCAAGATTCTTTCAGTAAAGAGGATGAAACGAACATGACCTTCCTGGGCTACCTGGCACTCTTCGATCCGCCCAAAGCAGGCGTTGCGGACACCCTCAAAGAACTAGAACGGCTAGGAATCACCCCAAAGATGATGACCGGAGACAGCAAGGCGGTTGCGATCAGCATCATTCAGCAAGTAGGACTGCCTGAACCGAAGACGCTGACAGGCTCCGAGCTAGAGAAGCTCAGTGATGAAGCCTTGATGCATCGAGTTCAACAGACCACTGTTTTTGCCGAAGTCGAACCCAACCAAAAAGAGCGCATCATCATCGCCCTTAAAAAAGCAGGAAATGTTGTGGGGTATCTAGGAGACGGCATTAACGATGCTGCTGCGCTTCATGCTGCTGATGTGGGTATCTCTGTCGAGAGCGCCGTTGATGTCGCTAAAGAAGCGGCTGATATTGTGTTGATGCAAAAAGATTTGAATGTCCTCGTTGAAGGCGTAAAGGCAGGACGGATTACCTTTGCCAACACGTTGAAGTATGTCTTTATGGCAACGAGCGCCAATTTTGGCAATATGTTTAGCATGGCAGGAATTTCTCTAGTTCTGCCTTTTTTGCCGCTGCTGCCCAGTCAGATTTTGCTGACGAATCTGCTGACCGATTTCCCAGAATTGACGATCGCCACCGATCGCGTAGACAAAGAGTTAGTCAACCAACCTCGCCGGATGAATATCAAATTTATCCGAAACTTCATGGTCGTGTTTGGTTTGCTCAGTTCAATCTTCGATTATCTGACGTTTGGGGTGCTGCTGTTGTTGCTACATGCTCAACCCGAACAGTTTAGAACCGGGTGGTTTTTGGAGTCTGTCGTCTCCGCCTCGCTGGTGGTGCTAGTGGTTCGGACTCGCCAATCGATTCTCAACAGTAAGCCAGGAAAATATTTGTTAATGGCAACGCTGGCGACGATCGGAGTGACCCTGCTCATTCCCTGGACACCTTTAGCAACCCTACTCGGATTTCAACCGTTACCGTTGGGTTTTGTGCTGGCTCTAGGCGCGATCATTGCAACTTACGTTATGACAGCAGATATCGTCAAAAAAATCTTTTATCAGTACGTAAACTTTTAA